In Sulfuricurvum sp., the following are encoded in one genomic region:
- the lon gene encoding endopeptidase La: protein MQLSNYASFPTTLPVIAEDDLFLYPFMISPLFLSDEKNIAAAAEAIENNSLVIVCPVKPEHEGLRELDSVYDAGVIGSIMRKVVLPDGRIKVLFQGLARGHVEKMVHDNPLRAQVDIIESTEANPLKMDAILEILREKVRALSQVSNYFPPDLLRTIEDNNEYNRIVDLICSTIKMKRENAYKLFIERDPEKRFLMLIDELIEETEANKLQKEIRSKVHTRIEKVNKEYFLKEQLKQIQKELGTDTHREEEIEEFRKKLEAKKDKMHPDAYKETNKQLERFARMHPDSGDAGMLQTYLEYVLEIPFGEESKKALNVHDVETQLNKDHFSLKKPKQRILEYFSVRELLELRGHADKEGRGAILCFAGPPGVGKTSLANSIATALKRPLVRIALGGLEDVNELRGHRRTYVGAMPGRIVQGVIEAKKMNPIIVLDEIDKVAKSHRGDPTAVLLEILDPEQNTHFRDYYLNFNLDLSKAIFIATANDVGQIPGPLRDRMEFISVSSYTPQEKYEIAKQYLIPQELKKHGLKPSELSISKTALYDVIEKHTREAGVRNLRRRVADIVRKTAKKILEDPSTQKVSVTLKNLKEFLEKTVFEIEKTDHIDRVGVVNGLAWTAVGGDVLKIEAIRINGKGVLQLTGSLGDVMKESARIALSVVKTLIDTGKLTIDHSIIPLSVTERETEVVVEASEVYKRFDLHLHVPDGATPKDGPSAGIAMSTVIASILSNKKVRADIAMTGEVSLTGNVLPIGGLKEKLIAAHRAGMKLGLIPQKNYERDLVDIPDEVKNVLEIRGVSRIEEVLETLLIDV from the coding sequence ATGCAACTTAGTAATTATGCTTCATTCCCTACTACCTTACCGGTAATCGCTGAGGATGATCTGTTTTTATACCCGTTTATGATTTCACCACTCTTTTTAAGTGATGAAAAAAATATTGCAGCTGCTGCCGAAGCGATTGAGAATAATTCATTGGTTATTGTATGTCCGGTAAAGCCTGAGCATGAAGGTTTACGTGAACTCGATTCGGTTTATGATGCAGGGGTAATCGGCTCTATTATGCGTAAAGTGGTTCTCCCTGATGGTCGTATTAAAGTCCTTTTCCAAGGATTGGCACGTGGTCATGTTGAGAAAATGGTCCATGATAATCCACTCCGTGCGCAGGTCGATATTATAGAATCGACAGAAGCAAACCCGTTAAAGATGGATGCAATTTTAGAAATATTGCGTGAAAAAGTGCGTGCATTGTCACAAGTGAGTAACTATTTCCCTCCCGATTTACTCCGCACTATCGAAGACAATAATGAGTATAACCGAATCGTCGATTTGATTTGCAGTACAATCAAAATGAAACGGGAAAATGCTTATAAACTCTTTATCGAGCGAGATCCCGAAAAACGGTTTTTGATGTTGATCGATGAGTTAATCGAAGAGACTGAAGCGAACAAGCTCCAAAAAGAGATTCGATCCAAAGTGCACACCCGTATCGAAAAAGTGAATAAAGAGTATTTTCTCAAAGAGCAGCTCAAACAGATACAAAAAGAGTTGGGAACCGACACCCACCGAGAAGAAGAAATCGAAGAGTTCCGTAAAAAACTCGAAGCCAAAAAAGATAAAATGCACCCCGATGCGTATAAAGAGACCAATAAGCAATTAGAGCGATTTGCTCGTATGCATCCCGATAGCGGTGATGCAGGAATGTTGCAAACTTACCTCGAATACGTTTTAGAGATTCCGTTTGGGGAAGAGTCTAAAAAAGCACTCAATGTACACGATGTCGAAACACAGCTCAATAAAGATCACTTTTCACTTAAAAAACCAAAACAGCGTATTTTGGAGTATTTTTCGGTTCGTGAATTACTCGAACTTCGCGGTCATGCGGATAAAGAGGGGCGTGGTGCGATTCTTTGTTTCGCGGGTCCTCCGGGTGTGGGTAAAACTTCGTTGGCAAACTCTATCGCTACCGCGCTCAAACGTCCACTGGTTCGTATTGCACTGGGGGGACTTGAGGATGTGAATGAACTTCGCGGTCATCGACGCACCTACGTGGGTGCAATGCCCGGACGTATTGTGCAAGGGGTGATTGAGGCGAAAAAGATGAATCCGATTATCGTCCTCGATGAGATCGATAAAGTGGCGAAATCGCATCGGGGTGATCCAACCGCCGTGTTGTTAGAGATTCTCGATCCCGAACAAAATACCCATTTTAGAGATTATTATCTCAACTTTAATCTCGATCTCTCCAAAGCGATTTTTATCGCAACGGCGAATGATGTAGGACAAATTCCGGGACCATTGCGTGATCGTATGGAGTTCATCTCGGTCAGCTCGTATACACCGCAAGAGAAATATGAGATTGCCAAGCAGTATCTCATCCCGCAAGAGCTTAAAAAACATGGGTTAAAACCAAGTGAGCTCTCGATTTCGAAAACGGCATTGTATGATGTAATCGAAAAACATACCCGTGAAGCGGGGGTGCGTAACCTCCGCCGTCGTGTCGCCGATATCGTCCGTAAAACGGCTAAAAAGATTCTCGAAGATCCCTCCACTCAAAAAGTGAGCGTGACACTGAAAAATCTCAAAGAGTTTTTAGAAAAAACGGTATTTGAGATCGAAAAAACCGATCATATTGATCGTGTAGGTGTGGTTAATGGACTGGCGTGGACGGCAGTCGGGGGAGATGTCCTCAAAATCGAAGCGATCCGTATCAACGGAAAAGGGGTGTTACAGCTCACCGGTAGTTTGGGCGATGTGATGAAAGAATCGGCTCGTATTGCCCTCTCAGTGGTTAAAACATTGATTGATACCGGTAAACTCACTATTGATCACTCTATTATCCCTCTCAGTGTCACCGAACGTGAAACCGAGGTGGTGGTAGAAGCGAGTGAGGTGTATAAACGTTTCGATCTCCATCTCCATGTACCAGATGGTGCTACCCCAAAAGATGGTCCGAGTGCGGGGATTGCGATGTCTACCGTTATCGCTTCAATCCTCTCCAATAAAAAAGTGCGTGCTGATATCGCGATGACGGGAGAGGTATCATTGACCGGAAATGTCCTTCCTATCGGCGGACTTAAAGAGAAACTGATTGCCGCGCACCGTGCAGGGATGAAATTGGGGTTGATTCCTCAAAAAAACTATGAGCGTGATTTGGTTGATATTCCCGATGAGGTAAAAAATGTCCTCGAAATTCGTGGAGTCAGTCGGATAGAGGAAGTGTTAGAGACCCTTTTAATCGACGTATAA
- the bamD gene encoding outer membrane protein assembly factor BamD, which translates to MTIVRSALLAITVILFMSGCGKEVDEYNKPADYWYEKMIAAVSSGNLEKADSYFSSLQSEHVSSPLLGEATLIMAQAHMAYDEYLLAEHFLDEYNRRYSTTAGREYTEFLKVKAKFLALPNQGRDQGLIDETLKSAAAFKTSYPHSTYLPMLNTMETQLQLGKGILNEQIAQLYDRLGKPKGAQYYRAIAPVTWIDSADVVPVNIPWYRKMFEGDGTSSWYEFMIPQTRSVISMDDNKSK; encoded by the coding sequence ATGACGATAGTTCGAAGCGCATTATTAGCGATTACAGTGATACTCTTTATGAGTGGATGTGGTAAAGAAGTTGATGAATACAATAAACCGGCCGATTATTGGTATGAAAAAATGATTGCAGCAGTCTCTAGCGGTAATTTAGAGAAAGCGGATAGCTATTTTAGCTCTTTGCAAAGTGAACATGTGAGTTCTCCTCTTTTGGGTGAAGCAACGTTGATTATGGCGCAAGCGCATATGGCATACGATGAGTATTTGTTGGCTGAGCATTTTTTAGATGAGTATAATCGCCGTTATTCAACAACTGCAGGGCGAGAATATACCGAATTTTTGAAAGTAAAAGCAAAATTTTTAGCACTTCCGAATCAGGGACGAGATCAAGGGTTGATTGATGAAACGTTAAAAAGCGCTGCGGCATTTAAAACAAGTTATCCTCATTCAACCTATTTGCCAATGCTTAATACAATGGAGACGCAGTTGCAGTTAGGTAAAGGGATACTAAATGAACAAATCGCCCAATTGTATGATCGTTTGGGTAAGCCTAAGGGTGCTCAGTATTATCGTGCTATTGCACCGGTGACGTGGATCGATTCGGCGGATGTTGTCCCTGTAAATATTCCATGGTATCGAAAAATGTTTGAGGGTGATGGCACGAGTAGCTGGTACGAATTTATGATTCCTCAAACTCGTAGTGTTATCTCGATGGACGATAATAAGAGTAAATAG
- the fliW gene encoding flagellar assembly protein FliW, with the protein MQFDLKLPLLGFESLSTMELQKIDDIFMRLESVGDGPSFTLINPYALREYAFDIPSSLQALMEIHDQSNLLVYNIVILTTPIENSTINFVAPLIFNTDNSTMAQIIIDNRNDFSIAEPIKNYLKD; encoded by the coding sequence ATGCAATTTGATCTTAAGTTACCCCTACTCGGATTTGAATCCTTATCTACAATGGAGCTTCAAAAAATCGACGATATTTTTATGCGTTTAGAGAGTGTAGGTGATGGGCCATCATTTACCCTTATCAACCCTTATGCCCTACGTGAATATGCATTTGATATTCCCTCATCACTGCAAGCGTTAATGGAGATACACGACCAAAGCAATTTATTGGTTTACAATATCGTTATCTTAACGACCCCTATCGAAAATTCAACCATTAATTTTGTAGCTCCTCTTATTTTTAATACCGATAACAGCACAATGGCACAAATTATTATTGACAATCGTAATGATTTTAGTATTGCTGAACCGATTAAAAATTATCTCAAAGATTAA
- a CDS encoding pyrroline-5-carboxylate reductase — MSKPTITLIGNGKMALSIAKGLSATYAIEVIGRDLVKLEQFEATLKTPIIKTLYSNATIEGKTVILCVKPANLSEIAPKLVGKPDVLYSVLAGTSLESLKTIDSFKYCRAMPNLAAQNALSMTALVGDATLRDEAIKLFSSIGMTLWVESEKELDIATALSGSGPAYLALVAEALCDGAVREGLKRDDAMVLMRGLFKGFGELVSTTHPALLKDSVMSPGGTTAAGYGALEDSNVRNGFMEAIRRAYERAKGMK; from the coding sequence ATGAGTAAACCAACAATCACCCTTATCGGCAATGGTAAAATGGCTCTCTCTATCGCAAAAGGTTTATCTGCCACCTATGCTATTGAAGTAATCGGGAGAGATTTAGTAAAATTAGAGCAGTTTGAAGCAACTCTCAAAACTCCTATTATAAAAACTCTTTACTCCAACGCAACCATAGAGGGTAAAACAGTTATTCTCTGCGTTAAGCCGGCCAATCTTTCTGAAATTGCCCCTAAACTTGTAGGAAAACCAGACGTTCTTTATTCTGTACTTGCAGGAACTTCTCTAGAATCACTCAAGACTATCGATTCATTTAAATATTGTCGTGCTATGCCCAATCTTGCAGCGCAAAATGCCCTCTCTATGACAGCACTTGTCGGAGATGCAACACTACGTGATGAAGCGATAAAACTCTTCTCTTCGATAGGGATGACCTTATGGGTTGAGAGTGAAAAAGAGCTCGATATTGCTACGGCACTCAGTGGAAGTGGTCCCGCGTATCTAGCACTCGTTGCGGAAGCACTCTGTGATGGAGCAGTACGCGAAGGGCTCAAACGAGATGATGCAATGGTGTTGATGCGGGGACTCTTTAAAGGGTTTGGAGAGCTTGTCTCCACTACCCATCCTGCACTCCTCAAAGATAGTGTCATGAGCCCAGGAGGGACAACAGCAGCTGGATATGGAGCACTAGAAGATTCAAACGTCCGTAATGGATTTATGGAAGCTATACGACGCGCTTATGAGCGAGCAAAAGGGATGAAATAA